A single region of the Pararhodospirillum photometricum DSM 122 genome encodes:
- a CDS encoding RidA family protein — translation MSVEARLQALGITLPTPAAPVANYVPWQVQGGLVYVSGQLPLLDGTPQSVGVVGDTVSVEAARDAARLCAVNLLAQVRVACGGSLDRVRQVVRLAGFVNAVPGFTQHPQILNGASDLMVEVLREKGRHVRVAVGVASLPLGVPVEVEGLFAIE, via the coding sequence ATGTCGGTCGAGGCCCGTCTGCAAGCCCTGGGAATCACCTTGCCCACCCCGGCCGCCCCGGTCGCCAACTACGTTCCTTGGCAGGTCCAGGGCGGGTTGGTTTATGTCTCCGGGCAATTGCCGCTTCTCGACGGCACGCCGCAGAGTGTGGGCGTGGTCGGCGACACGGTGAGCGTTGAGGCGGCGCGCGATGCCGCCCGCCTGTGCGCCGTCAACCTCTTAGCCCAGGTCCGCGTCGCCTGCGGCGGCAGCTTGGACCGGGTGCGCCAAGTGGTGCGGCTGGCCGGTTTCGTTAACGCTGTTCCGGGCTTCACCCAGCATCCCCAGATCCTCAACGGCGCCTCCGACCTCATGGTCGAGGTGCTGCGGGAAAAGGGACGCCATGTCCGCGTCGCGGTTGGTGTCGCCAGCTTGCCCTTGGGTGTGCCCGTCGAGGTCGAGGGCCTGTTCGCGATTGAATGA
- the gor gene encoding glutathione-disulfide reductase: MTTSYDYDLIVIGAGSGGVRAARVAGSYGARVALIESSRVGGTCVMRGCVPKKLLVYGAHYAHDLADMAGYGWSVKEAAFDWPALIAAKNRELERLETVYRSLLKTSRVTLIEGHGRLVDPFTVDVDGKRLTGEKILISVGGWPSMPAIPGIEHAITSNEALDLMILPRRIIIVGGGYIAVEFAGLFRAFGAEVTLVIRKDKILRGFDEDVRDALTAEMTRQGITILSETQIARIDKLADGSYRVRRTPGPDMDADLVMYATGRAPNTSGLGLEDVGVRVDASGAIPVDEWHTTNIPSIFAVGDVTGRVELTPVALNEGLNFAETQFNDNPRVMDYDLIPSAVFSHPTIGTVGLTEAQARARGPVRIFRSRFRPMRHTLSGREEQTLVKLVVDARTDRVLGCHMVGADAPEIIQGLAVALRCGATKAQFDATLGVHPTAAEEFVTMRQPVPEP; encoded by the coding sequence ATGACGACCTCTTATGATTACGATCTGATTGTCATTGGGGCCGGGTCCGGCGGTGTGCGCGCGGCACGGGTGGCGGGAAGCTATGGGGCCCGGGTCGCCCTGATCGAAAGCAGCCGCGTCGGCGGAACCTGCGTCATGCGCGGTTGCGTGCCGAAAAAGCTGCTGGTCTACGGCGCCCACTACGCCCACGACCTCGCCGACATGGCCGGCTATGGCTGGTCGGTCAAGGAAGCCGCCTTCGACTGGCCGGCCCTGATCGCCGCCAAGAACCGCGAGTTGGAGCGCCTGGAAACCGTCTATCGTTCCTTGCTCAAGACCAGCCGGGTCACGTTGATCGAAGGCCACGGTCGCCTTGTTGATCCGTTCACGGTCGATGTGGATGGCAAGCGGCTGACCGGCGAAAAGATCCTGATCTCGGTGGGCGGCTGGCCGAGCATGCCGGCGATTCCCGGCATCGAGCACGCCATCACCTCCAACGAGGCCCTTGACCTGATGATCTTGCCCCGGCGGATTATCATCGTGGGCGGCGGCTATATTGCGGTGGAATTTGCCGGGCTGTTCCGCGCCTTTGGCGCCGAAGTCACCTTGGTGATTCGCAAGGACAAGATCCTGCGCGGCTTTGACGAGGATGTCCGCGACGCCCTGACCGCCGAGATGACCCGCCAGGGCATCACCATTCTCAGCGAAACCCAGATCGCCCGCATCGACAAACTGGCCGATGGCTCCTACCGCGTGCGCCGCACCCCGGGGCCCGACATGGACGCCGATCTGGTCATGTACGCCACCGGTCGCGCCCCCAACACCTCGGGCCTCGGCCTGGAAGACGTGGGCGTGCGCGTTGATGCCAGCGGCGCCATCCCGGTGGACGAGTGGCACACCACCAATATCCCCAGCATCTTCGCCGTGGGCGACGTGACAGGCCGGGTCGAACTGACCCCGGTCGCCCTCAACGAAGGCCTGAACTTCGCCGAGACCCAGTTCAACGACAACCCCCGGGTCATGGACTACGACCTGATCCCCTCGGCCGTCTTCAGCCACCCGACCATCGGCACCGTCGGCCTGACCGAGGCCCAGGCCCGGGCACGCGGCCCCGTGCGCATTTTCCGCTCACGCTTTCGCCCCATGCGCCACACCCTCTCGGGCCGCGAGGAGCAAACGCTGGTCAAACTGGTGGTCGATGCCCGGACCGACCGCGTGCTGGGCTGCCACATGGTCGGCGCTGATGCCCCGGAGATTATTCAGGGCCTCGCCGTGGCCTTGCGCTGTGGCGCGACCAAGGCCCAGTTCGACGCCACCTTGGGGGTCCACCCGACGGCGGCCGAGGAATTTGTCACGATGCGTCAACCTGTTCCCGAGCCCTAA
- a CDS encoding DUF924 family protein: protein MTVARDLLDLDPALPLSDRVRRVWFAPDGSPRPWWFTPADTVDAVLIALFSKDTGLALTGAHDALRATPEGALALLILLDALPRRLWAGHDKASAGNAAARALVIDSLRQGHDRHWPPAGRLLAGLCFLRSPDPIDQERGFALVDALGRPDWLAWALQKGKAGEARLPSLNFPGTPPGKAPPLSPLSASKYPAPPPAPESPPRPRKY from the coding sequence ATGACGGTTGCCCGCGACCTCCTCGACCTTGACCCTGCCCTGCCCCTGAGCGATCGGGTGCGCCGCGTGTGGTTCGCCCCGGACGGCAGCCCCCGCCCCTGGTGGTTCACCCCGGCCGACACCGTGGACGCGGTGCTCATCGCCCTGTTCAGCAAAGACACCGGCCTCGCCCTCACCGGCGCCCATGACGCTCTGCGGGCCACTCCCGAAGGCGCCCTAGCCTTGCTCATCTTGCTCGATGCCCTGCCCCGACGCCTGTGGGCCGGCCACGACAAGGCCAGCGCCGGCAACGCGGCGGCCCGCGCCTTGGTGATCGACAGCCTCCGCCAGGGCCACGATCGGCATTGGCCCCCGGCCGGACGCCTGCTGGCCGGCCTGTGCTTCCTGCGCAGCCCCGACCCCATCGACCAGGAACGCGGCTTCGCCCTGGTAGACGCCTTGGGGCGCCCGGATTGGCTCGCTTGGGCGTTGCAAAAAGGAAAGGCTGGGGAGGCTCGCCTCCCCAGCCTTAACTTTCCGGGCACTCCGCCGGGGAAAGCCCCCCCCCTTTCACCCCTCAGCGCGTCAAAATACCCCGCGCCACCACCTGCGCCTGAATCTCCGCCGCGCCCTCGAAAATATTGA
- a CDS encoding acyl-CoA dehydrogenase family protein, whose amino-acid sequence MSAATKVKASSSQPVFPLVLQDLLYTCERAYQTANQTLIVIRENVTKMVSVNGKLDAEALEQHQYAVHGLAWFATYVTALSCMLEWARRLEATDRLGELECLILQASYSEYLHQIYGGLPMSQSEFVRLADFGIEVRERHLLQSPYTTLLREHGFTEAVKARLAELAQDGHFGDLGLDDETLVLVRDQFRRFAEEQVMPHCHGWHLRDELIPLEVVEQMAELGVFGLTVPEAYGGLGMGKMAMCVVTEELSRGYIGVGSLGTRSEIAAELIRLGGTEEQKQHYLPLLATGQILPTAVFTEPNTGSDLASLRTRAVRDGEDYVVTGSKTWITHAARSDLMTLLVRTNPDEPGYKGLSMLLAEKPRGTEAEPFPAEGMTGGEIKVLGYRGMKEYELGFDGFRVPASALLGGVEGQGFKQLMATFESARIQTAARAVGVAQSALETGLRYAQERQQFGKALFAFPRVHGKLAWMVVETMVARQLTYFAGREKDSDLRCDIEAGMAKLLAARVAWSNADNALQIHGGNGYAEEYTISRLLCDARILNIFEGAAEIQAQVVARGILTR is encoded by the coding sequence ATGAGCGCAGCGACCAAGGTTAAGGCTTCCTCCTCCCAGCCGGTGTTCCCGCTGGTGTTGCAGGATCTGTTGTACACCTGTGAACGGGCTTACCAGACCGCCAACCAGACGTTGATCGTGATCCGCGAGAACGTCACGAAAATGGTCAGCGTCAACGGCAAGCTCGATGCCGAGGCTCTGGAGCAGCACCAATATGCGGTGCACGGCCTCGCTTGGTTCGCCACCTACGTGACCGCGCTGTCGTGCATGCTGGAGTGGGCGCGCCGTCTTGAGGCGACCGATCGCCTGGGCGAACTGGAATGCCTGATCTTGCAGGCGTCCTACTCCGAATACCTGCACCAGATTTACGGCGGCCTGCCGATGAGCCAAAGCGAGTTCGTGCGCTTGGCCGACTTTGGCATTGAGGTGCGCGAGCGTCACCTGCTGCAAAGCCCCTACACCACTTTGTTGCGTGAGCACGGCTTTACCGAGGCGGTCAAGGCGCGGCTGGCAGAGTTGGCGCAAGACGGCCACTTTGGCGATCTCGGCCTTGATGACGAGACCTTGGTTCTGGTGCGCGACCAGTTCCGGCGCTTTGCCGAAGAGCAGGTGATGCCCCATTGCCACGGCTGGCACCTGCGCGACGAGCTGATCCCGCTGGAGGTCGTCGAGCAGATGGCCGAGCTGGGCGTGTTCGGCCTGACCGTGCCCGAGGCCTACGGCGGCTTAGGCATGGGCAAGATGGCGATGTGCGTGGTGACCGAGGAGTTGTCGCGCGGCTACATCGGCGTGGGCTCGCTGGGCACCCGCTCGGAAATCGCGGCCGAGCTGATCCGTCTCGGCGGCACCGAGGAGCAAAAGCAGCACTATCTGCCCCTGCTGGCCACCGGCCAGATTCTGCCGACCGCCGTGTTCACCGAGCCCAACACCGGCTCCGATCTGGCCTCGCTGCGTACCCGGGCGGTGCGCGACGGCGAGGACTATGTGGTCACGGGCTCCAAGACCTGGATCACCCACGCCGCGCGCTCCGACCTGATGACCCTGTTGGTGCGCACCAACCCGGACGAGCCGGGCTACAAGGGCCTGTCGATGCTGCTGGCCGAAAAGCCGCGCGGCACCGAGGCCGAGCCGTTCCCGGCCGAGGGCATGACCGGCGGTGAGATCAAGGTGCTGGGCTATCGCGGCATGAAGGAATACGAACTGGGCTTCGATGGCTTCCGGGTGCCGGCGTCGGCGCTGTTGGGCGGCGTTGAGGGCCAGGGCTTCAAGCAGTTGATGGCCACCTTCGAGAGTGCCCGCATCCAAACGGCGGCCCGGGCGGTGGGCGTGGCCCAAAGCGCCCTGGAGACCGGCCTGCGCTATGCCCAGGAGCGCCAGCAGTTCGGCAAGGCGCTGTTTGCCTTCCCGCGCGTGCACGGCAAGCTGGCGTGGATGGTGGTGGAAACCATGGTGGCGCGCCAGTTGACCTACTTCGCCGGTCGCGAAAAGGACAGCGATCTGCGCTGCGACATCGAGGCCGGCATGGCCAAGCTGCTGGCGGCTCGCGTTGCCTGGAGCAATGCCGACAACGCCTTGCAGATCCACGGCGGCAACGGCTACGCCGAGGAATATACCATCAGCCGCCTGCTGTGCGACGCACGTATTCTCAATATTTTCGAGGGCGCGGCGGAGATTCAGGCGCAGGTGGTGGCGCGGGGTATTTTGACGCGCTGA
- a CDS encoding TetR/AcrR family transcriptional regulator, with translation MQQKPRERLVETALRLFFRDGFHATGVDRILAEAGVAKMTLYRHFRSKDDLILAAMERYRNEIAGWLDSIFDLAGASSEERILALFDRLHDWYTGRALPGLPFRGCLLVNASIEFAHPSHPVHKAAAAHVASLEGVIDTAVRAAGLSEDLTERLGLVVIGSLVSAQMYRDPQVFDRGKDAARRMLHGTSVPV, from the coding sequence GTGCAGCAAAAGCCTCGGGAACGCCTCGTTGAGACCGCTCTTCGGCTTTTCTTCCGAGATGGCTTCCACGCCACCGGCGTGGATCGAATCCTGGCCGAGGCCGGCGTGGCCAAAATGACGCTGTACCGGCACTTTCGCTCCAAGGATGATCTCATCCTCGCGGCAATGGAGCGCTATCGTAACGAAATCGCGGGATGGCTCGATTCGATTTTTGATTTGGCAGGCGCCAGTTCCGAAGAGCGGATCTTGGCACTTTTTGACCGCCTCCATGACTGGTACACGGGTCGAGCCCTGCCCGGCCTGCCCTTTCGCGGCTGCTTGCTGGTCAACGCATCCATCGAGTTCGCCCACCCCAGCCACCCCGTCCACAAGGCCGCCGCCGCGCACGTGGCGTCCCTGGAAGGGGTGATCGACACGGCGGTGCGCGCCGCCGGCTTGTCCGAGGACCTAACGGAGCGTCTGGGCCTCGTTGTCATCGGCTCTTTGGTGTCGGCCCAGATGTACCGCGATCCCCAGGTGTTCGATCGGGGCAAGGACGCGGCCCGACGCATGCTCCACGGGACGTCGGTGCCCGTCTGA
- a CDS encoding coiled-coil domain-containing protein, with translation MNAIGLDTHAYVKRMTATGMAEAQAEVVTALIREAQQISTSDLATKADLAQATTVLRTEIAQVTTELRAEIAQTTADLRAEIAQSTVDLRAEIAQVSTDLRAEITQTRSNLRDQIAATNTRITTEMAETRASVKVEIAEAKADILKWMVGMIFGAVLINAGVVLGGMLGLAKLLQP, from the coding sequence ATGAACGCCATCGGCCTCGATACCCACGCTTACGTCAAGCGCATGACCGCCACCGGCATGGCAGAAGCGCAAGCCGAGGTCGTGACGGCCCTCATCCGTGAAGCCCAACAGATCTCGACCAGCGACCTCGCCACCAAGGCGGATCTCGCGCAGGCGACCACCGTCCTGCGCACAGAGATCGCTCAGGTCACGACCGAACTGCGCGCCGAGATCGCCCAGACCACCGCCGACCTGCGCGCCGAAATTGCTCAGAGCACCGTCGATCTCCGTGCCGAGATCGCTCAGGTCTCAACCGACCTGCGTGCCGAGATCACCCAAACCAGATCAAACTTGCGCGATCAGATTGCCGCCACCAACACCCGGATCACGACGGAGATGGCGGAAACCCGCGCCAGCGTCAAAGTCGAGATTGCCGAAGCCAAGGCCGACATTTTGAAGTGGATGGTCGGCATGATCTTCGGCGCGGTCTTGATCAACGCCGGCGTTGTCTTGGGCGGCATGCTGGGACTGGCCAAGCTCCTCCAGCCCTAA
- a CDS encoding bifunctional cobalt-precorrin-7 (C(5))-methyltransferase/cobalt-precorrin-6B (C(15))-methyltransferase: MTAWLTLVGLGEDGWEGLGEPARRAVREARLVLGGERHLKLIPAWDGQERAAWPHPFTTALENLLARRGSPVCVLASGDPMHYGLGATLARSLDEGEMRVFSAPSSFALAAARLGWAMQDCVPLTVHGRPLALVQPHLVQGARLLILSENGATPAALAQMLVERGFGASGLTVLEHMGGPLERRVDGTAATWAHPEGAALNVVGVRVVADPGASSGWSTLAGLPEEAFHHDGQITKRDVRAMTLAHLGPRPGELLWDVGAGCGSIGIEWMRAHPRCRAIAIEDRADRRTHIEINRDRLGVPGLQIVAGSAPAALAGLAPPDAIFIGGGLTDEGVFDACWAALPLGGRLVANAVTLQSEARVAALHDRLGGTLTRVAVAQARPLGGFDGWRCAMPVTIFTVTKV, from the coding sequence ATGACGGCATGGCTGACGCTGGTCGGGCTGGGCGAGGACGGCTGGGAGGGCTTGGGCGAGCCGGCCCGCCGGGCTGTGCGCGAGGCTCGCTTGGTTTTGGGCGGCGAGCGGCACCTCAAGCTGATCCCCGCGTGGGACGGGCAGGAGCGCGCCGCGTGGCCCCATCCCTTTACCACCGCCTTAGAGAACCTGCTGGCCCGGCGCGGCTCACCGGTGTGCGTGCTGGCCTCGGGCGATCCTATGCACTATGGCCTGGGCGCCACTTTGGCCCGCTCGCTCGACGAGGGGGAGATGCGGGTATTCTCGGCGCCGTCGTCCTTCGCCCTGGCTGCCGCTCGCCTGGGCTGGGCGATGCAAGACTGCGTGCCCCTGACCGTGCATGGCCGGCCGCTGGCCCTGGTCCAGCCCCATCTGGTGCAAGGCGCTCGGCTGCTGATCTTGAGTGAAAACGGCGCGACCCCAGCAGCACTGGCCCAGATGTTGGTGGAACGGGGCTTTGGCGCGAGTGGGCTGACGGTGTTGGAGCACATGGGCGGTCCCTTGGAGCGCCGGGTTGACGGCACGGCGGCCACCTGGGCCCACCCCGAGGGGGCAGCGCTCAATGTGGTGGGGGTGCGGGTGGTGGCCGATCCCGGGGCAAGCAGCGGCTGGTCCACCCTGGCCGGCCTGCCCGAGGAGGCCTTCCATCACGATGGCCAGATTACCAAGCGCGATGTACGGGCGATGACCTTGGCCCATCTGGGGCCCCGCCCGGGCGAGCTGTTGTGGGACGTGGGGGCCGGCTGCGGGTCGATTGGCATTGAGTGGATGCGCGCTCATCCCCGCTGCCGGGCTATCGCCATCGAGGACCGGGCCGACCGCCGCACCCATATCGAGATCAACCGCGATCGCCTGGGAGTCCCTGGGTTACAGATCGTAGCCGGCAGCGCGCCAGCAGCCTTGGCCGGGCTGGCGCCTCCTGACGCTATCTTTATCGGCGGCGGCCTGACCGATGAAGGAGTGTTCGACGCCTGCTGGGCGGCCTTGCCGCTCGGAGGACGCTTGGTAGCCAATGCGGTGACCTTGCAAAGCGAGGCGCGGGTCGCGGCGCTGCATGATCGCCTGGGCGGGACACTCACCCGGGTGGCGGTGGCCCAGGCCCGACCGCTGGGCGGCTTTGACGGCTGGCGCTGTGCCATGCCAGTGACGATTTTTACCGTTACCAAAGTTTAA
- a CDS encoding GNAT family N-acetyltransferase, whose product MAAGRLRFCPSITEVPAPAWDACAGPDNPFVSHAFLHALEASGSVGEGTGWGPLHAVLEDARGRVRACAPLYAKSHSYGEYVFDWEWARAYQRAGGRYYPKLQGAVPFTPVTGPRLLAPPQDPERRDWQAALLEGLLDFARRLNVSGLHLTFVPDDETPLLADKGLLLRQGFQYHWENPGYRDFDDFLASLTSRKRKALRKERERANRQGIRFLTLQGAAITERHWDAFDRFYRDTVDRKWGGAYLTRDFFLRLGATMGDRVVLVMGEEDRPNGALVCGALNLVGGDTLYGRTWGAAGDARFLHFEACYYRALDYAIAHGLNRVEAGAQGEHKISRGYRPRATWSAHWLADPALGRAVAEFITHERALVAQAMVALADDGPFRAEDPCS is encoded by the coding sequence ATGGCTGCGGGGCGCTTGCGCTTTTGTCCGTCGATCACGGAAGTCCCGGCGCCCGCGTGGGATGCCTGTGCCGGGCCGGATAACCCGTTTGTCTCCCATGCCTTTCTCCACGCCCTGGAGGCCTCGGGCTCGGTCGGCGAAGGTACCGGCTGGGGGCCGCTCCATGCCGTCTTGGAAGATGCCCGCGGCCGGGTCCGGGCCTGTGCCCCGCTCTACGCCAAAAGCCACTCTTACGGCGAATACGTGTTCGATTGGGAGTGGGCGCGTGCCTATCAGCGGGCGGGAGGGCGCTATTATCCCAAGCTGCAAGGGGCGGTGCCCTTCACCCCGGTGACAGGCCCGCGCCTGCTGGCCCCGCCCCAAGATCCCGAGCGGCGGGACTGGCAAGCGGCCTTGCTTGAGGGCCTCCTAGATTTCGCCCGGCGCCTCAACGTCTCGGGCCTGCACCTGACCTTTGTCCCCGACGACGAGACCCCGCTTCTGGCCGACAAGGGCCTGCTGCTGCGCCAGGGCTTCCAATACCATTGGGAGAACCCAGGCTACCGCGACTTCGACGATTTTCTCGCCAGCCTGACGTCGCGCAAGCGCAAGGCCCTGCGCAAGGAGCGCGAGCGGGCCAACCGTCAGGGCATCCGCTTCCTGACCTTGCAAGGCGCGGCGATCACCGAACGCCACTGGGACGCCTTCGACCGCTTTTATCGCGATACCGTCGATCGCAAATGGGGCGGCGCCTACCTGACCCGAGATTTCTTCTTGCGGCTCGGCGCCACGATGGGCGATCGGGTGGTGCTGGTGATGGGCGAGGAAGACCGGCCCAACGGCGCCTTGGTATGCGGCGCCCTCAATCTGGTGGGCGGAGACACCCTCTATGGCCGGACCTGGGGCGCTGCCGGCGACGCTCGCTTCCTGCACTTCGAGGCCTGCTATTACCGCGCCCTCGACTACGCCATCGCCCACGGCCTGAACCGGGTCGAAGCCGGGGCCCAAGGCGAGCACAAGATCAGCCGGGGCTACCGCCCCCGTGCCACGTGGTCGGCCCACTGGCTGGCCGATCCGGCCCTCGGCCGAGCGGTCGCCGAGTTCATCACCCACGAGCGGGCCTTGGTGGCCCAAGCCATGGTGGCGCTGGCCGACGACGGCCCGTTTCGCGCCGAGGATCCCTGTTCATGA
- a CDS encoding cobyric acid synthase, whose translation MPVPPLPSDLPTVPALGPRRARALMIQGTSSDVGKSMLVAGLCRAYTRRGLAVRPFKAQNMSNNAAIAQDSDAPPGPDGSVVKGEIGRAQALQARACGVVPSIHMNPVLLKPQTEIGSQVVLRGRVLGNCPAREYHLMRRSLMPAVLDSFYRLTTEADLVLVEGAGSGAEVYLRSTDITNMRLAESADLPVIFLSDIDRGGTMGAIVGSHALLSAPDRERVVGYLINKFRGDWSIFEPACATITQHTGWPCLGMLRWFPEADRLPAEDSLALERPVDGGGRGLVISVPRLLRTANFDDLDPLSAEPGVELRWVQPGQPILADTDVVILPGSKATRTDLAYLRENGWDIDIQAHVRRGGRVVGLCAGYQMLGRVLRDPDGLEGPAGETPGLGLLDLETTIGREKTLIDMDVTDTLSGCRVTGYEMHMGRTQGPGLARPWLRLDDGQGLVRDEGAVSADGRVMGGYVHGVFCADAFRSHWLGLVGARASALDYEHRVEAALDALADHIEASLDLDALLALAR comes from the coding sequence ATGCCTGTACCGCCGTTGCCGTCCGATCTGCCCACCGTGCCCGCCCTGGGGCCCCGGCGGGCTCGCGCCTTGATGATCCAGGGCACCAGTTCCGACGTGGGCAAAAGCATGCTCGTCGCTGGCTTGTGCCGGGCCTATACCCGGCGCGGTCTGGCGGTGCGGCCGTTCAAGGCCCAGAACATGAGCAACAACGCCGCCATCGCCCAGGACAGCGACGCCCCTCCGGGACCCGATGGCAGCGTGGTCAAGGGCGAGATCGGCCGGGCCCAGGCCTTGCAGGCCCGAGCCTGCGGCGTGGTGCCCTCTATCCACATGAACCCGGTGCTGCTCAAGCCCCAGACCGAAATCGGCTCGCAGGTGGTGCTGCGCGGTCGGGTGCTGGGCAACTGCCCGGCCCGCGAATACCACCTGATGCGCCGCTCGTTGATGCCGGCGGTTCTCGACAGCTTCTATCGCCTGACCACCGAGGCCGATTTGGTGCTGGTCGAAGGGGCGGGCAGCGGGGCCGAGGTGTATTTGCGCAGCACCGACATCACCAACATGCGTTTGGCCGAGTCCGCCGACCTGCCGGTGATCTTTTTGTCCGACATCGACCGGGGCGGTACCATGGGGGCGATTGTCGGCAGTCATGCCCTGTTGAGTGCCCCCGATCGCGAACGGGTGGTGGGCTATCTGATCAACAAGTTTCGCGGCGACTGGTCGATCTTTGAGCCGGCCTGCGCGACCATCACCCAGCATACCGGTTGGCCGTGCCTGGGCATGCTGCGCTGGTTCCCCGAGGCCGACCGCCTGCCGGCCGAGGACTCCCTAGCCTTGGAGCGTCCGGTTGATGGCGGCGGGCGCGGTCTGGTGATCTCGGTGCCGCGTTTGCTGCGCACCGCCAACTTTGATGACCTGGATCCCCTGTCGGCCGAACCCGGAGTGGAATTGCGCTGGGTGCAGCCGGGCCAGCCGATCTTGGCCGATACCGATGTGGTGATCCTGCCGGGTTCTAAGGCGACCCGTACCGATCTGGCGTACTTGCGCGAAAACGGCTGGGACATCGACATCCAGGCCCATGTCCGGCGCGGCGGCCGGGTGGTGGGCTTGTGTGCGGGGTATCAGATGCTGGGCCGGGTACTGCGCGATCCCGACGGCCTCGAGGGACCAGCCGGCGAGACCCCGGGCCTGGGGCTGCTCGATCTGGAGACCACCATCGGCCGGGAAAAGACCCTGATCGACATGGACGTCACCGACACCCTGAGCGGCTGCCGCGTCACCGGCTACGAAATGCACATGGGCCGGACCCAGGGTCCCGGCTTGGCCCGGCCTTGGCTGCGGCTTGACGACGGCCAGGGTCTGGTGCGCGACGAGGGGGCCGTGTCGGCCGATGGCCGGGTGATGGGGGGCTATGTGCATGGTGTTTTCTGTGCCGATGCCTTCCGCTCTCATTGGTTGGGCTTGGTGGGAGCGCGGGCGTCGGCGTTGGACTATGAACACCGGGTTGAAGCGGCGCTCGACGCGCTGGCCGACCATATCGAGGCCAGTCTCGATCTTGATGCCCTGCTGGCTCTCGCACGGTAA
- the serA gene encoding phosphoglycerate dehydrogenase — MSNLSLPKDKIRIVLLENIHDTAVAYLQSRGYHNIERLKGALDGDALIDKIRDAHMIGIRSRTHLTREVLDGAEKLLTVGCFCIGTNQVDLDAAKEKGVPVFNAPYSNTRSVAELVVAEAIMLIRGIPQRNWGCHEGGWDKSADGSHEVRGKTLGLVGYGHIGSQVSVLAESFGMSVIYYDIVEKLAIGNARPCDSLTALLEQADVVSLHVPDTPETRGLIGANEIAAMKQGAHLINASRGLVVDIDALATALKSEKLAGAAIDVFPKEPASAKEIFESPLRGLRNVLLTPHVGGSTVEAQAGIGREVAEKLVKYSDDGSTLGAVNFPEVALPQQAKVTRFLHIHRNVPGVMSQINDLFSRHDINISGQYLMTDPQVGYVVVDVQKDLKAGEGFRKALAAIPGTLRFRFLN; from the coding sequence GTGAGCAATCTGTCGCTGCCCAAGGACAAGATCCGCATTGTCCTTCTGGAGAACATCCACGATACTGCTGTTGCGTACCTCCAGAGCCGGGGCTACCACAACATTGAGCGTCTCAAGGGCGCGCTTGATGGGGACGCCCTGATCGACAAGATCCGCGACGCCCACATGATCGGCATCCGCTCGCGGACCCACCTCACCCGCGAGGTCTTGGACGGCGCCGAAAAGCTCCTGACCGTGGGCTGTTTTTGTATCGGCACCAATCAGGTGGATCTCGACGCCGCCAAGGAAAAGGGCGTTCCCGTCTTTAACGCCCCTTATTCCAACACCCGCTCGGTGGCCGAACTGGTGGTGGCCGAGGCCATCATGCTGATACGCGGCATTCCCCAGCGCAATTGGGGTTGTCACGAAGGCGGCTGGGACAAGTCGGCCGATGGCAGCCACGAGGTGCGCGGCAAGACCCTGGGGCTGGTTGGCTACGGTCACATCGGTTCCCAGGTCTCGGTGCTTGCCGAGTCCTTCGGCATGTCGGTGATCTATTACGATATCGTCGAAAAGCTGGCGATCGGCAATGCCCGGCCCTGCGACAGTCTGACCGCCTTGTTGGAACAGGCCGACGTGGTCAGCCTGCATGTGCCCGACACCCCGGAGACCCGTGGCCTGATCGGGGCCAACGAGATCGCCGCCATGAAACAAGGCGCCCACTTGATCAACGCCTCGCGCGGCCTTGTAGTGGATATCGACGCGCTCGCCACCGCCTTGAAGAGCGAAAAGCTGGCCGGCGCTGCCATCGATGTGTTCCCCAAGGAGCCGGCGTCGGCCAAGGAGATATTTGAAAGCCCGCTGCGCGGTCTGCGCAACGTTCTCCTGACCCCCCATGTCGGCGGCTCGACCGTCGAGGCCCAGGCCGGGATCGGGCGCGAGGTCGCGGAAAAGCTGGTCAAGTACTCGGACGATGGCTCGACCCTGGGCGCGGTCAACTTCCCCGAAGTGGCCTTGCCGCAGCAGGCCAAGGTCACACGGTTCTTGCACATCCACCGCAATGTCCCGGGCGTGATGAGCCAGATCAACGATCTGTTCTCGCGTCACGATATCAATATTAGTGGCCAGTACCTGATGACCGATCCCCAGGTCGGCTATGTGGTGGTGGACGTGCAGAAGGACCTGAAGGCGGGCGAGGGGTTCCGTAAGGCCCTGGCCGCCATTCCCGGCACTTTGCGCTTTCGTTTCCTGAACTAA